One Nonomuraea angiospora DNA segment encodes these proteins:
- a CDS encoding cytochrome c oxidase assembly protein codes for MAAAIGLAVALSRTSPPPTALPVDLVGDLLGYAMPPELTTARLASLWRLDLFFALLTLAGAAGYAAGVVRLRRRGDSWPLGRSIAWTVGLVLIVVFTQMGIAAETGRQALHLQMNIWSDA; via the coding sequence ATGGCCGCCGCCATCGGGCTGGCGGTGGCCCTGTCGCGGACCTCACCGCCGCCCACCGCGCTACCCGTCGACCTGGTTGGCGACCTGCTGGGATACGCGATGCCGCCCGAGCTCACCACCGCCCGCCTGGCCTCGCTGTGGCGCCTGGACCTCTTCTTCGCCCTGCTGACCCTCGCCGGCGCCGCCGGATACGCGGCGGGGGTCGTCCGGCTGCGCCGCAGAGGTGACTCCTGGCCTCTGGGGCGGTCGATCGCCTGGACGGTCGGGCTCGTCCTCATCGTCGTCTTCACGCAGATGGGGATCGCCGCTGAGACCGGCCGCCAGGCGCTACATCTACAGATGAACATCTGGTCAGATGCTTAA
- a CDS encoding BlaI/MecI/CopY family transcriptional regulator, whose protein sequence is MQLGNLERSIMEALWEQPEGVFAHVLAARLPSQPAITTVLTVLVRLCNKGLVSRERVGRAHLYKATAGKDAFVAEAMRAALDEAGDVAAAVQRFVGAVPPEVAAALREALGERDGSAQ, encoded by the coding sequence GTGCAGCTCGGCAACCTCGAACGATCGATCATGGAAGCCCTGTGGGAGCAACCAGAGGGCGTGTTCGCCCATGTTCTCGCGGCGCGCCTGCCGTCTCAGCCCGCCATCACCACGGTGCTGACCGTACTGGTGCGGCTCTGCAACAAGGGCCTGGTCTCCCGCGAGCGCGTCGGCCGGGCACACCTCTACAAGGCCACCGCCGGCAAGGACGCCTTCGTCGCCGAGGCCATGCGCGCCGCCCTGGACGAAGCGGGCGACGTCGCGGCGGCCGTCCAGCGCTTCGTCGGTGCGGTCCCCCCGGAGGTCGCCGCCGCTCTGCGGGAGGCGCTGGGCGAGCGGGACGGATCCGCCCAGTGA
- a CDS encoding ATP-binding protein: protein MVAERVVSPVFVGRGEELSALAAALDLAVEQGPAVALVAGEAGIGKSRLLAEFARSLGPEVRVVEGACAELGSDGLPYAPFVTVLRRLIRVEGVLPGPYRQIARWFPELGAADDAEGGRHRLYEEVLTLVERVAADRPVVVSIEDLHWADPATRELLGFLARNLVQAGVLLVITYRSPENGDGQLGPLLSELSRRPRTTTLRLERLDRQGVGRQLAAILGAEPDAATVRRVHERSDGNPLFVEALARAGERTPDSLRDLLLYGPRSLPGPARELLRIASVAGGRIGHPLLAQVAGQDGAELDALLRELVDRGLLVTAGDGYDFRHALIRQAVYEDLLPGERARLHARYAAALSDRGAHAELAAHAYAAGDRGLALSAAYLAAGQAHGSYAYEEQVRMLDQVLELWDPQARLGADRIDVLTGAAEACMLSGDYARGVDYATAGLAAVDERREPERAALLLEHLGRLRHRLNATGVHDWHRALGLLPADPHGLQRGRLLGVLAMGLLPEVDKAREPFEEALGIGRRTGDATVTVRGLLGVGSMTRDLGMLEEARTLAERLDSHDLLMTVPMYEATLHTKAGDQQRAIEAARDGIRHARRYGLGRSRGAELARYAGRGLILAGRWDEAAAVLAESLREDPPPLSRQALRALAGYLSLLRGDLAAAAGAAAGLEHADSGSLFHRHQLLCLLAVAQGDPERADLLLNRALADPALTRIYSSDARPVLVAGALAQRVRLAHGTGEDLRRRVAARQAELAAADAALGVDGPLDRAWQIMLHALIEDDGWDLAVAAWRELGQPYELALSLFHGARAALEAGDRPGGTARLREAARLAEDLGAAPLAREIALLGRPRPAQDGLTERERDVLRLIAEGLSNRQIAARLHISPSTAGVHVSHILTKLGAATRTEAAVIAFHEGLAGAAMLAR from the coding sequence GTGGTGGCGGAGCGCGTGGTCAGTCCGGTGTTCGTCGGCCGGGGCGAGGAGTTGTCGGCGCTGGCGGCGGCCCTGGACCTGGCTGTGGAGCAGGGGCCGGCGGTGGCGCTGGTGGCCGGGGAGGCCGGGATCGGCAAGTCGCGGCTGCTCGCCGAGTTCGCGCGGTCGCTGGGTCCGGAGGTGCGGGTGGTCGAGGGCGCCTGTGCCGAACTGGGCAGTGACGGCCTGCCGTACGCGCCGTTCGTGACGGTGCTGCGCAGGCTGATCCGGGTCGAAGGGGTGCTGCCGGGGCCCTACCGCCAGATCGCCCGCTGGTTTCCGGAGCTCGGCGCGGCGGATGACGCGGAAGGCGGCAGACACCGGCTGTACGAGGAGGTCTTGACGCTGGTCGAGCGGGTGGCCGCGGATCGGCCGGTCGTCGTCTCGATCGAGGACCTGCACTGGGCGGATCCCGCCACCCGCGAGCTGCTCGGCTTCCTGGCCAGGAACCTGGTTCAGGCCGGCGTGCTCCTGGTGATCACCTACCGGTCACCCGAGAACGGTGACGGGCAGCTCGGGCCGCTGCTGTCCGAGCTCTCCCGCCGCCCGCGCACCACCACGCTGCGGCTGGAGCGCCTGGATCGGCAGGGCGTGGGCCGCCAGCTGGCCGCGATCCTCGGCGCCGAGCCGGACGCGGCCACCGTACGCCGCGTCCACGAACGCAGCGACGGCAATCCGCTGTTCGTCGAGGCGCTCGCCCGCGCCGGTGAGCGGACCCCGGACAGCCTGCGCGACCTGCTGCTGTACGGCCCGCGATCGCTGCCGGGCCCGGCTCGCGAGCTGTTGCGCATCGCTTCAGTGGCGGGCGGCCGGATCGGCCACCCGCTGCTGGCGCAGGTGGCCGGGCAGGACGGAGCCGAACTGGACGCCCTGCTGCGCGAACTCGTCGATCGCGGCCTGCTCGTCACGGCAGGCGACGGCTACGACTTTCGCCACGCCCTGATCCGGCAGGCGGTGTACGAGGATCTGCTGCCCGGCGAGCGGGCGCGCCTGCACGCGCGCTACGCCGCGGCCCTGAGCGATCGCGGCGCCCACGCGGAGCTGGCCGCGCACGCCTACGCCGCAGGGGATCGCGGGCTGGCCTTGTCCGCCGCTTACCTGGCCGCGGGCCAGGCACACGGGTCCTACGCGTACGAGGAGCAGGTCCGCATGCTCGACCAGGTCCTCGAACTCTGGGACCCGCAGGCCCGGCTGGGCGCCGACAGGATCGACGTCCTGACCGGCGCGGCCGAGGCGTGCATGCTCAGCGGCGACTACGCCCGCGGCGTCGACTACGCCACCGCCGGGCTGGCCGCCGTGGACGAGCGGCGCGAGCCCGAGCGGGCCGCCCTGTTGCTGGAGCATCTGGGCAGGCTGCGGCACCGGCTGAACGCGACCGGCGTTCACGACTGGCATCGGGCCCTTGGCCTGCTCCCCGCCGACCCCCACGGCCTTCAGCGGGGGCGGCTGCTCGGGGTGCTGGCCATGGGTCTCCTGCCGGAGGTGGACAAGGCACGCGAGCCGTTCGAGGAGGCGCTCGGCATCGGCCGGCGCACCGGCGACGCCACGGTCACCGTCCGCGGACTGCTGGGCGTCGGGTCCATGACGCGCGACCTCGGGATGCTGGAGGAGGCCCGTACGCTCGCCGAACGGCTCGACAGCCACGACCTGCTCATGACCGTCCCGATGTACGAGGCCACGCTGCACACCAAGGCCGGCGACCAGCAGCGCGCCATCGAGGCGGCCCGCGACGGCATCCGCCACGCCCGCCGGTACGGGCTGGGCCGCAGCCGCGGCGCCGAGCTCGCTCGCTACGCCGGGCGCGGCCTGATCCTGGCAGGGCGGTGGGACGAGGCGGCCGCCGTACTGGCCGAGAGCCTGCGGGAGGATCCACCGCCGCTGTCGCGGCAGGCCCTGCGCGCCCTGGCCGGCTACCTGTCGCTGCTGCGCGGGGACCTGGCCGCGGCGGCCGGCGCCGCGGCCGGCCTGGAGCACGCCGACAGCGGAAGCCTGTTCCACCGCCATCAACTGCTCTGCCTGCTCGCCGTCGCCCAGGGCGACCCTGAGCGGGCCGATCTGCTCCTGAACCGGGCGCTGGCCGATCCGGCGCTCACCCGGATCTACAGCAGCGACGCCCGGCCGGTCCTGGTCGCCGGCGCGCTGGCGCAGCGCGTACGGCTCGCCCACGGCACCGGCGAGGATCTGCGGCGGCGGGTCGCGGCCCGGCAGGCCGAACTCGCCGCGGCTGATGCGGCGCTCGGCGTGGACGGGCCGCTCGACCGGGCCTGGCAGATCATGCTGCACGCGCTGATCGAGGACGACGGCTGGGACCTCGCGGTGGCTGCCTGGCGGGAACTGGGGCAGCCGTACGAGCTGGCGCTGAGCCTGTTCCACGGCGCGCGAGCCGCACTGGAGGCGGGCGACCGGCCCGGCGGAACGGCCCGCCTCAGGGAAGCCGCCCGGCTGGCCGAAGACCTGGGCGCCGCGCCGCTCGCCCGGGAGATCGCCCTGCTCGGGCGGCCCCGACCGGCCCAGGACGGACTCACCGAACGCGAACGTGACGTGCTCCGCTTGATCGCCGAGGGCCTGAGCAACCGGCAGATCGCCGCCCGGCTGCACATCTCGCCGAGTACTGCCGGCGTGCACGTCTCCCACATCCTGACGAAACTGGGCGCGGCCACCCGCACCGAGGCGGCAGTCATCGCCTTCCATGAGGGACTGGCGGGAGCGGCGATGCTCGCACGCTAG
- a CDS encoding glycerophosphodiester phosphodiesterase: protein MFTLIPTSAAPADAVRAGGRCRAPGLIAHRGYPLPGSENTLASLRRALAAGARQMEIDIRFTKDHQPVLMHDATLNRSTNGNGLVATSTLARMRTLRGGDGLAPPTLAQALGVLRGRANLVLIELKSVPDEADSQALAAVYRHYRPYRWTALTSFLPGALTRVSFLPVAQGLVARTAPSPAQARGYAFVAVRHDRLSRSQVRQYHSAGVPVYAWTPNTPADWRRLAGYGVDRIITDRSAQYSSWASTICAP, encoded by the coding sequence GTGTTCACGTTGATCCCCACTTCAGCCGCCCCTGCCGACGCCGTCCGGGCGGGCGGCCGGTGCCGTGCACCCGGCTTGATCGCCCATCGCGGCTATCCCCTCCCGGGGTCGGAGAACACGCTCGCCTCGCTGCGGCGGGCGCTGGCCGCCGGCGCCCGGCAGATGGAGATCGACATCCGCTTCACCAAAGATCATCAGCCGGTGCTCATGCATGACGCCACGCTGAACCGCTCCACGAACGGCAACGGCTTGGTGGCCACCTCGACCCTGGCCCGGATGCGCACACTGCGTGGCGGTGACGGACTCGCGCCGCCCACCTTGGCGCAGGCGCTGGGCGTGCTCCGCGGCCGCGCCAACCTGGTGCTGATCGAGCTGAAAAGCGTGCCGGACGAGGCTGACAGCCAAGCGCTTGCTGCCGTCTATCGCCACTATCGCCCCTACCGCTGGACGGCGCTGACCTCGTTTCTCCCCGGTGCGCTGACACGAGTGTCCTTCCTGCCGGTCGCCCAGGGACTGGTGGCTCGCACCGCCCCCTCTCCCGCCCAGGCCCGGGGCTACGCGTTCGTCGCCGTCCGCCACGACCGGCTCTCCCGCTCACAAGTGCGCCAGTACCACTCCGCCGGAGTGCCCGTCTACGCATGGACCCCCAACACGCCCGCCGACTGGCGGCGCTTGGCCGGATATGGCGTCGACCGCATCATCACTGACCGAAGCGCCCAGTATTCGAGCTGGGCAAGCACCATATGCGCCCCCTGA
- a CDS encoding M56 family metallopeptidase, which yields MIAWLVAAGFALLPVTLGDRAARRLAGAAWAHHHPRSALALWQAIGAGAGLGAVGLGLVAAVAPLPALFPHGVHTLARQIADGRGLDGLGPAQLLALAWSGSLLSWLLIHTIRVTAKTIKERRRQRLLVDMVADHSPAHDVYVLPVGERVAYCVPGRRRRIVLSRGTMDVLSAQELQAVLEHERAHARGHHDLALLAFVALEHAFPWAASPRTARQAVALLLEMLADDHASRAQGELPLARALVRMTACEPSPGLGSFALADAGVVERLRRLLGERRRSRWVPLAVYSTAGLLLSGPMAVLIAPLVCITL from the coding sequence GTGATCGCCTGGCTGGTCGCGGCCGGGTTCGCGCTGCTGCCGGTCACGCTGGGCGACCGGGCCGCCCGGAGGTTGGCCGGGGCGGCATGGGCGCACCACCATCCCCGCTCGGCGCTGGCATTGTGGCAGGCAATCGGGGCGGGCGCCGGGCTCGGCGCGGTGGGCCTCGGGCTGGTGGCCGCGGTCGCGCCGCTGCCCGCGCTCTTCCCGCACGGAGTGCACACGCTGGCGCGTCAGATCGCCGACGGTCGCGGGCTGGACGGGCTCGGGCCGGCGCAGTTGCTGGCGCTGGCGTGGTCGGGGAGCCTGCTGAGCTGGCTCCTCATTCACACGATCCGCGTCACTGCCAAGACGATCAAGGAGCGGCGCCGCCAGCGCCTGCTGGTCGACATGGTCGCCGATCACTCCCCTGCGCACGACGTCTATGTGCTGCCGGTAGGGGAACGCGTCGCCTATTGCGTACCGGGCCGGCGGCGGCGGATCGTGCTGAGCCGGGGCACCATGGACGTGCTGTCCGCCCAGGAGTTGCAGGCCGTTCTCGAACACGAGCGCGCGCATGCCCGGGGCCACCACGACCTGGCCCTGCTCGCCTTCGTGGCGTTGGAGCACGCGTTCCCGTGGGCCGCCTCCCCGCGGACGGCGCGGCAGGCGGTCGCCTTGCTGCTGGAGATGCTCGCCGATGATCACGCCAGCCGGGCGCAAGGGGAGCTGCCGCTGGCGCGCGCCCTGGTCAGGATGACGGCCTGCGAGCCCAGCCCGGGCCTCGGCTCGTTCGCCCTGGCCGATGCGGGTGTGGTCGAACGTCTGCGGCGGCTGCTCGGCGAACGCCGCCGGTCCCGCTGGGTGCCCTTGGCGGTCTACTCGACGGCCGGCCTGCTGCTCAGCGGCCCGATGGCTGTGCTGATCGCCCCGCTGGTCTGCATCACCTTGTGA
- a CDS encoding LysR substrate-binding domain-containing protein has protein sequence MTQVVEAFEARHHDCRIVLCEINATDLYEPLRRGEIDVLISWLILDEPDLTAGPVIDSRSRVLAAAAPHPLAIRRSVSVEDLGDEEVAMMPHYPAALHDAITPPYTPSGRPVHRTHRVGTIHETASLVARGRVIHPTVEHMPVFRRADIVTIPIRDMPPLPLGPIWCTAHENARIRAFAEIAASRGPAPS, from the coding sequence TTGACGCAGGTCGTCGAGGCCTTCGAGGCACGCCACCATGACTGCCGGATCGTCCTGTGCGAGATCAACGCCACCGATCTTTACGAACCGCTGCGCCGGGGCGAGATCGACGTCCTGATCAGCTGGCTCATTCTGGACGAGCCCGACCTGACCGCCGGCCCGGTGATCGACTCGCGGTCCCGCGTGCTGGCTGCGGCCGCCCCCCATCCGCTGGCGATCCGGCGATCGGTGTCCGTCGAGGACCTCGGCGACGAGGAGGTCGCGATGATGCCGCATTATCCGGCGGCGCTGCACGACGCCATCACGCCCCCGTACACGCCGTCGGGCAGGCCCGTCCACCGCACGCACCGCGTCGGCACCATTCACGAGACGGCTTCCCTGGTGGCGCGCGGGCGCGTCATCCACCCCACCGTCGAGCACATGCCCGTGTTCCGCCGAGCGGACATCGTGACCATCCCCATCCGGGACATGCCACCCCTGCCTCTAGGGCCGATCTGGTGCACCGCGCACGAGAACGCACGCATCCGCGCCTTCGCCGAGATCGCCGCCAGCAGGGGGCCGGCACCCTCGTAA
- a CDS encoding aminotransferase class V-fold PLP-dependent enzyme, giving the protein MAARLGHRRGARLGPGPYRDRVYALAGLLRARLAAIPGCQVRDQGTEQCGIVTFTVDGVPADEIKDRLAGRSINVSVSRAPSTLLDMTDRGLASVVRASVHYYNTEEEMDRLLEELAD; this is encoded by the coding sequence GTGGCCGCCCGGCTCGGCCATCGACGAGGCGCTCGGCTGGGGCCTGGCCCATACCGTGACCGCGTCTACGCCCTTGCCGGCCTGCTGCGCGCACGGCTGGCCGCGATCCCCGGCTGCCAGGTCCGTGACCAAGGGACTGAGCAGTGCGGCATCGTCACCTTCACTGTCGACGGAGTGCCCGCCGATGAGATCAAAGACCGGTTGGCCGGTCGATCGATCAACGTCAGCGTCTCACGCGCGCCTTCGACGCTCCTGGACATGACCGATCGCGGCCTGGCATCGGTGGTGCGGGCCTCCGTTCACTACTACAACACCGAAGAGGAGATGGACCGGCTCCTCGAGGAACTGGCGGATTGA
- a CDS encoding HXXEE domain-containing protein, translated as MTLPDVTERDQLQPVAGVLPFLLPFGVYVLHTVEELPGFAAWATRHFGPETTSMFAAYHIPLMLLVLACSWLAMRQGRHGGWVVLATAFQWQFAVNALFHMSTWAVLGEYSPGAVTAAVVSVPATVCYLAWIRREKRASSREIAIALVLGTVIAAAAIGFLFL; from the coding sequence ATGACCTTGCCCGACGTCACCGAGCGAGACCAGCTCCAGCCGGTAGCTGGTGTTCTGCCCTTCCTGCTGCCGTTCGGCGTCTACGTTCTGCACACCGTGGAGGAGCTCCCCGGCTTCGCCGCCTGGGCCACGCGCCACTTCGGCCCGGAAACCACGAGTATGTTCGCCGCCTATCACATCCCTCTCATGCTGCTGGTGCTGGCGTGTTCCTGGCTTGCCATGCGTCAGGGGCGCCACGGTGGCTGGGTTGTGCTGGCCACCGCCTTCCAGTGGCAGTTCGCCGTCAACGCGCTCTTCCACATGAGCACCTGGGCCGTCCTGGGTGAGTACTCGCCCGGCGCGGTCACCGCCGCCGTGGTCTCCGTCCCGGCGACCGTCTGTTACCTGGCGTGGATCAGACGCGAGAAGCGGGCGAGTTCCCGAGAGATCGCGATTGCGCTGGTTCTGGGGACTGTCATCGCGGCCGCGGCGATCGGCTTCCTGTTCTTGTGA
- a CDS encoding SDR family oxidoreductase has product MVACLEGLDDLRQGLAFGGRGEPDPQQSGTPADVADVIAFLAGDTARWITGQNLNATGGVI; this is encoded by the coding sequence ATGGTGGCGTGCCTCGAAGGCCTCGACGACCTGCGTCAAGGCCTGGCCTTCGGCGGCCGCGGCGAACCCGATCCGCAGCAGTCCGGCACGCCCGCGGACGTCGCCGACGTGATCGCGTTCCTGGCCGGCGACACCGCCCGCTGGATAACGGGACAGAACCTCAACGCCACGGGCGGAGTGATCTAG
- a CDS encoding TetR/AcrR family transcriptional regulator produces the protein MPPARSPYRPRKTPRQQRAWQTRQRIEEAAARVFARHGYASGTTDRIAEEAGLSVGSLYQYFPNKDAILAVLAQAHLEQMVETVRDVLTEQRPLAEWLPELTRALVRIHAADPQLHQVLFEQAPRPPELLARFRQAEDEAVASVERLLRADPDLTPADPGCQARFVVATIESLIHRFVGRVPDFDAADLEREIVMIVTGYLY, from the coding sequence ATGCCCCCTGCCCGCTCGCCGTATCGCCCCAGGAAAACGCCCCGGCAGCAGCGCGCCTGGCAGACTCGCCAGCGCATCGAGGAGGCGGCGGCTCGCGTTTTCGCCCGCCATGGTTACGCCTCCGGGACGACCGACCGGATCGCGGAAGAGGCCGGACTCTCCGTCGGATCGCTGTACCAGTACTTCCCGAACAAAGATGCGATCTTGGCAGTGCTTGCACAGGCACATCTCGAGCAAATGGTCGAAACGGTGCGCGATGTGCTGACCGAGCAGCGCCCTCTCGCAGAGTGGCTTCCCGAGCTGACCCGGGCGCTGGTGCGTATTCATGCCGCCGACCCGCAGTTGCACCAGGTGCTGTTCGAGCAGGCGCCGAGACCGCCGGAGCTGCTGGCCCGGTTCCGTCAGGCCGAGGACGAGGCGGTGGCCTCAGTCGAGAGGCTGCTGCGCGCCGATCCCGATCTGACGCCGGCAGATCCCGGGTGTCAGGCTCGCTTCGTCGTGGCCACGATCGAGTCGCTCATCCACCGGTTCGTGGGCCGAGTGCCGGACTTCGACGCGGCGGATCTCGAGCGGGAGATCGTCATGATCGTGACGGGGTACCTGTATTGA